The following nucleotide sequence is from Cyclobacteriaceae bacterium.
AAGGGATTGTTGTCAGGGATCGCTCCAACGTGATCCTGTGTGACAACTGTCTTAGAATAACTGTCGGAACAAAAGAAGAAAACAAACAACTGACCCAAGCAATATCGCTACTATGAAGAAAGTCCTATTTATTGATCGTGACGGAACCCTGATCACTGAACCATCCGACGAGCAGATTGACAGTCTTGAGAAACTTGAATATTATCCCCTGGTTTTTTCAGGATTAGGAAAGATAGCCCGTACCGGAAATTACGAGATGGTAATGGTGACCAATCAGGATGGACTTGGAACTTCCAGCTTCCCTGAAGAAACATTCTGGCCGGCTCATAACAAGATGCTGAAGACGTTTGAGAATGAAGGAATAAGATTCAGCAAGATCTTTGTGGATAAGTCGTATGCGAATGAAAATCTTCCTACCCGTAAGCCAGGCACCGGAATGCTTACAGAATTCTTTTCTTCAGAATATGATCTTGCCAACTCATTCGTGATCGGTGACCGGATCACTGACGTTGAAATGGCAAAGAATCTTGGATCAAAAGCGATCCTTATTGGATCTACTGACAAGAGGGCTGAGCTTGAAAGTAAAGGACTTAATTCATATTGTTCATTGATCACATCATCATGGGATGAGATCAGTAATTTCTTATCAGATACTCCGTCAAGAACAGCTTCGTTTCATCGCAAGACAAAAGAGACCGATATTTCAATCGAACTCAATCTTGATGGTACAGGAAAATCAGATTTGAAAACAGGGCTTGGTTTTTTTGATCACATGCTGGATCAATTGGCACGTCACGGACATCTGGATCTTTCTGTTACGGTGGCAGGCGACCTTAATATTGACGAACATCACACCATTGAAGATACTGCCCTTGCTCTGGGAGAAACATTCCTGAAGGCGCTGGGTGATAAAAGAGGAATTGAACGCTATGGCTTCTGTCTTCCGATGGATGATGTATTGGCTCAGGTCGCGCTCGACTTTGGTGGTCGTCCGTGGCTGGAATGGGATGCTGAGTTCAACCGTGAGAAGATCGGAGATGTTCCAACGGAAATGTTCTTTCATTTCTTCAAGTCATTCTCTGATACAGCCAAGTGTAATCTGAATATAAGAGCAGAAGGAAAGATAGAGCATCATAAGATCGAGGCGATCTTCAAGGCTTTCGCAAAAGCGATCAAAATGGCAGTGAAGCAGGATGGCACAGGATTACTGCCTACTACAAAAGGCGTCTTATGAAAATTGCAGTGATCAAATATAATGCGGGCAATATCCGATCTGTTTCCTTTGCGCTGGAACGGTTGAATGTTGATTTTATCGTTACTGATTCTCATGAAGAAATCAGGTCTGCTGATAAAGTGATCTTCCCCGGAGTCGGAGAAGCCAGCAGCACCATGCGTTACCTTAAGAACATAAAGCTTGATGCAGTTATTAAGGATCTTAGACAGCCGACGCTCGGAATCTGCCTTGGTATGCAGCTGATGTGCAGGCATTCAGAAGAAAACAATACCGATTGTCTTGGCATCTTTGATGAAAATGTAAAGTTGTTCAGGAGTGAGACGCTGAAAATCCCCCATATGGGTTGGAATTCTCTTGAGAAAGTCAGCGGCTGGCTGGATACATCTCTTGAAAAGAAATTCGCTTACTTTGTTCACAGTTATTACGTACCCTCAAATACATTTACGGTTGCTGAGACGAATTATGAGTTACCCTTCAGTGCAGCATTAAGAAAAGATAATTTTTATGCAGTTCAGTTTCATCCGGAAAAATCATCGGATACGGGCGTAGTGGTCTTGCAGAACTTTTTAAATTCCTGAAATGAAAATCATTCCTGCGATCGATATTATTGACGGTAAGTGTGTGCGGCTTACCCAGGGTGACTACGGTAAGATGAAAGTCTACCGTGAAAATCCTGTAGAAGTAGCCAAAGAATTTGAAGATGCCGACCTGGAATATCTGCACCTCGTGGATCTTGACGGTGCGAAGAAGGGCAAAGTGATCAACTGGCGAATCATTGAATCCATCCAGGCAGAGACAGCGCTTAAAGTTGATTTTGGCGGTGGTGTCAAGACAGAAGAAGAAGTTGAGACGTTGCTGGATATGGGAATTGAACAGATCAACATCGGCAGTCTTGCGGTAAAGCAACCGGATGTATTCAGAGGATTCATTAAGAAGTTCGGCAGTGAGAATTTTATTCTGAGTGCCGATGTACGAAATGAACAGATTCAATATACCGGCTGGACTGAATCTACCGGCATTACGATCTATGACCTTGTCTCCCAGTTTGAGAAGGATGGTTTGAAGTATGTTACCTGCACCGACATCAATACAGACGGGATGATGCAAGGTCCGAACTTTGGAATTTATAAAAAGCTTAAGAAGAGGTTTCCTGAATTAAAGATCAACGCCAGCGGGGGCATCACATCGGTGAGTGATCTTCAGGAATTGAAATACATAAAAGTGGCAGGCGCCATTGTAGGGAAAGCTATCTATGAAGGAAAGATCAGGATTGCTGATTTAAACAAGATCTGAGGTGCTGACAAAAAGAATAATTCCCTGCCTCGATATCAAGAATGGCCGCACGGTAAAGGGCACCAACTTTATTAATCTCAGAGATGCAGGAGATCCTGTAGAGCTCGGTTCTTTGTATGCGAAACAGGGCGCGGATGAACTGGTGTTCCTGGACATCAGCGCAACGCTGGAGGAGCGCAAGACATTTGCATCATTGGTAAAAGAAATTGCACGTCATATTAATATACCGTTCACGGTGGGTGGTGGTATCAGCTCTGTTGCTGATGTTGCTCCCCTGCTCGATGCCGGTGCAGATAAAGTCAGCATCAATTCTGCCGCCATTAAAAATCCTGATCTCATTGACGCTCTTGCAAAAGAATTCGGATCACAGTTTCTTGTTCTCGCCGTTGATGCCAGAAAGATCATCAATCAATGGATAGTTCATTCCCATGGCGGAACTCAGGCGACGGAGAAGAAACTTTTTTCATGGTCGAAGGAAGGACAGAATCGTGGAGCAGGAGAAATTCTCTTTACGAGCATGGATCACGACGGAACCAAATCAGGATTTGCCATTGACCCGCTCTCCAAGTTGAATCAATTGCTAAGCATTCCTGTCATTGCTTCCGGCGGTGCTGGCAGAAAAGAGGATTTTCTGGAAGTCTTTTCTGAAGGCCGTGCCGATGCAGCGCTTGCCGCAAGTGTTTTTCATTTTAATGAGATTCCTGTTCCCGAGCTAAAAAATTATCTGAGACAAAATTCAATACCCATTCGTTAATTCAACTTTATGCAACTCGATTTCAAAAAGCTAAACGGGCTCATTCCCTGCATTGTTCAGGATACCGATACCGACAAGGTACTGATGCTTGGATTTATGAATGAAGAAGCCCTGGCGAAAACAAAGCTGGAGAAAAAAGTCACATTCTTCAGTCGCACCAAGCAAAGACTCTGGACGAAAGGTGAATCTTCAGGGAATTTTCTGATGGTCACAGATATTTTAAATGACTGCGACAATGACACGCTGCTGATAAAGGCAAAGCCAAAGGGACCTGCCTGTCACACCGGGGCAGATACATGTTTTGATGAGAAGAATAAAAAGGACGGGCTGGGCTTCCTGGAAGATGTCATTCAGGATAGAAAGCGAAATCCCAAGCCGGGATCCTATACCAACAAACTGATGGACTCAGGGATCAATAAAGTTGCTCAGAAAGTCGGAGAAGAAGCAGTGGAACTGGTGATCGAAGCAAAGGATAATAACCGCGAGAGGTTTCTCGACGAAGCTGCCGACCTTATGTTTCACTATCTGATTTTGCTGGCTCAGAAGAACACATCACTCGGAGATGTAGTAAAAGTCCTGAAGAAGAGACACGAGTCGAAGTAATAGTCTTACTTACAACCCGCGTCCCGTAAATATCAGAAGGAAATATTCTCGTATTGCTTGTTCACAAATCTTCTGCAGGAGAGGCGTCCCTGAAGTGCAACGGGCTTGAGTAAAGATTTTCCCATCAGCATCCGGACGCATTCCTGGATACCTTCTGTAATAGAAGGATGAGGATGCACACACTCTGCCAGTTCTTCAATGCCCTTGTTCATGGATATTAATACAGCTACTGCCTGAATTGCACTCGATGCATTGTTTCCAACAACACGCATTCCAAGGATCTTCATGTCGTTGTCATTCGTAACCAGAAGCTTGATAAATCCCTGCGTATTTCTTTTAGCGATGGCTCTTGGTATCGTGCTGTATTCAAGGGTCACGACTTTATATTCAATACCTTTTTCTTTTGCCTGCGTTTCATTCAATCCCACTCCTGCTACTTCCGGATTGAGGAACATGATGGTGCTGATATTTTCATACACGAGCTTGCGCTCAGGATTTCCAAACATGTGCTCTACCGCATAACGGCCTTCAAGCTCGCCTACATTAACAAGAGAGATATCTGCGGTAAGGTCTCCAACTGCGTAAATAGTTGGTATAGTAGTCTGTGTATCGTTATTCTCGATCCCGCGCTTGGACATATTGATTCCAACCTTGTCATCCCAAAGGTCTTCCAGGTTGGGAACACGTCCTACAGACACCAGTGCTTTTTCAACGTTGAATGTCTGATGAGACCCGTCCGTATATTCCAATTCGTATTCTACCCTTCCATTGACAATGGTCATTTTTACCAATCGTGAGTTACGATGAATAAGAACACCATTGTTCTCCATATTTCTCTCGATGATCTTTACAGCATCTTCATCTTCCATAGGAAGAATACGATCGCCCTTATCGATCAGGTGAACTTTTGTTTTACCAAAGCCGCTGAAGATCGTTGCATACTCGCAACCGATTACCCCGGCTCCGACGATCACCATGCTTTCAGGAAAATCACTCATGCCTTCAATGCCTTCGCTGGTCATGACGATCTTCTCATCAATGGGAAGTTCCGGTAAGTAACGCGGTCTACTGCCTGTTGCCATGATGATGAAGTCAGCCTGAACTTTCTCTTTATGAGCTCCGGAGGTTATTTCTATTTCATTGGGAGCCGTAATGTGTGCTTCACCTTTCTTGAAATCCAGCAGATGATTTGATTGATTTCTCAGAAACGTCATTTGCTCTTCCAGCAATCCCTTTCGTTCTTCTACTGCTTTCTGAACTTCAGCATGAACTTCAGCATACCCAACAGAAGGAGTTGGAATATTATAACGCTGAAGACTTTTACGGAATGCGGAAACCTCACGTGAGAGTTCCCACCATGTCTTGGAAGACAATGCGCCGTTAGTGACGCCCGCTCCTCCTACCCGATTTTTCTCAATCAGGAGAGTCTTCTTTTTGAAGTCAAGCGCACGCATCGCTGCGGCATAGCCGGAAGGTCCGGCGCCAATCACTACCAGGTCATAGTGTTCCATAGATACAAAGCCAATTTAGAAGGCTAAATATAATTACGTCAGAGGCATTCACATAATTTATTTTGACACCGGTTCAGTTATTACAAAGAGCTGAGCGGATAAAGGCAAGACTGCGCAACGCTGTGCAACAATCTTCTTTTATTAACTTTACCCCATGCTTGAACAGATCAAAGAGTGGGATCAGCAATTGCTTCTCTTCCTCAATCAATTTCATACCGATTGGCTGGATCCTGTCGTATTGCTTGTTACACGCACGGATTTCTGGCTACCTCTTTATGCATTCCTTATCTTTCTGATCTTCAAGAATTATAAAAAGGAAGGATGGCTGGTTCTGGTCGGTGTTGCTGTAACAATTTTATTGGCAGACAGGATTACCGCAGGAGTAATGAAACCATACTTCCACCGATTACGCCCTTCGAATGAACCAGGACTTCAGGGCATTCTCCATCTGGTTGATAATTATCGTGGCGGACTTTACGGATTTGCATCCAGTCATGCGGCAAATACTACAGGCGTTGCTCTGTTTTGCTTTCTATTGTTCAGAGATAAGTACAAATGGATCGGACTTCTTTTCCTTTGGGCATTCGTCATGACGTACACAAGAATTTATCTTGGAGTTCATTATCCGGGAGACATTATTACGGGAGCTGCTGTCGGTCTGCTGAGCGGATATGCAGGGTATCATTCTTACCGGTGGCTGACAACTAAAGTGCAAAAAAAATCTCCTGTTCCGGAAGGAAAGGAGATTTGATTTTGTGTGAGGCAATTCTATTTGCCGAAGAGCTTTCCAAAGATATTTCCAATATTCCCCATCGCTCCTTTTGGAGCTTCCATCATCATGCCGGTAATGTCCAGACTGTTGTTGCCTGTCATGCTGCGCATCATCTGCTGAAGATCAAAGTCAATATCGCGTGGATCGTTTGCTTTCTTGATGATTTGATTCATAACTGACGGAACCAAAGTATTTGCTACCGACTGCGCTGCCTGTGCGGAGATTCCAAAACGGGAGGCGAGACTTGCGGTGATGGAAGTTACCATCGTGCTTACCAGTGGATTGCTGGTCAGATTACGACCACCGCCACTTTGAAACAGAGAGATAATTTGTTGCATATTTCCTTGCGCAACCTGTCCCTTTAAGTTACTGATTATCTGAGTACTTACCTCTTTAATTGCAGCCTGATTAAACTGATCAGGAATTGCTTTGTTAGCAATGATATCCTGTTGAGAGTTTTCTTCTACGAGTTTAAGGAGTTGTTCTAGCATTGAATTATTTTATTTCCTGTTAAGTTCAAAGAACACAAATCATGCCCAAAAGATTTCTGCAAAGTGGGGTATTTTATTACATCCGAATTGATTCCAAAAATGAGAATGAAATCAGGATCGGACATACCCATTAGTGGGTAGATTTTACTCGCGTAAAGTTAGAGGGAAGTATAGAAATTGTAACAAGAGTGCAACAAATGTCACAGAGTGTGCAACAGGATTACTGAAAGAAAACTTCAACCCTGACCAAGCAATCGTTTGATGTACTTTCCAACGATATCAAACTCGAGATTCACATGATCCCCCACTTTGAGCTGATGAAAATTGGTGTGCTCATAGGTATAGGGAATGATTGCAACTGAAAATGTACCGACTCCGGAATTAAAACACGTCAGACTTACACCATTTACACAAACAGAACCTTTCTCTACGGTAACATTTCCGGCAGAGGGGCTATAAGTGAACCTGTAAAGCCAGCTTCCGTTTTCATCTTTGATGGATTCTACTTTTCCTGTCTGGTCTACATGCCCCTGCACGATGTGACCATCAAACCTGCCGTTGTTCAGCATGGATCGTTCAAGGTTCACAAGACTTCCGGC
It contains:
- the hisA gene encoding 1-(5-phosphoribosyl)-5-[(5-phosphoribosylamino)methylideneamino]imidazole-4-carboxamide isomerase, with product MKIIPAIDIIDGKCVRLTQGDYGKMKVYRENPVEVAKEFEDADLEYLHLVDLDGAKKGKVINWRIIESIQAETALKVDFGGGVKTEEEVETLLDMGIEQINIGSLAVKQPDVFRGFIKKFGSENFILSADVRNEQIQYTGWTESTGITIYDLVSQFEKDGLKYVTCTDINTDGMMQGPNFGIYKKLKKRFPELKINASGGITSVSDLQELKYIKVAGAIVGKAIYEGKIRIADLNKI
- the hisH gene encoding imidazole glycerol phosphate synthase subunit HisH; translated protein: MKIAVIKYNAGNIRSVSFALERLNVDFIVTDSHEEIRSADKVIFPGVGEASSTMRYLKNIKLDAVIKDLRQPTLGICLGMQLMCRHSEENNTDCLGIFDENVKLFRSETLKIPHMGWNSLEKVSGWLDTSLEKKFAYFVHSYYVPSNTFTVAETNYELPFSAALRKDNFYAVQFHPEKSSDTGVVVLQNFLNS
- the hisB gene encoding bifunctional histidinol-phosphatase/imidazoleglycerol-phosphate dehydratase HisB; translation: MKKVLFIDRDGTLITEPSDEQIDSLEKLEYYPLVFSGLGKIARTGNYEMVMVTNQDGLGTSSFPEETFWPAHNKMLKTFENEGIRFSKIFVDKSYANENLPTRKPGTGMLTEFFSSEYDLANSFVIGDRITDVEMAKNLGSKAILIGSTDKRAELESKGLNSYCSLITSSWDEISNFLSDTPSRTASFHRKTKETDISIELNLDGTGKSDLKTGLGFFDHMLDQLARHGHLDLSVTVAGDLNIDEHHTIEDTALALGETFLKALGDKRGIERYGFCLPMDDVLAQVALDFGGRPWLEWDAEFNREKIGDVPTEMFFHFFKSFSDTAKCNLNIRAEGKIEHHKIEAIFKAFAKAIKMAVKQDGTGLLPTTKGVL
- the hisF gene encoding imidazole glycerol phosphate synthase subunit HisF; the protein is MLTKRIIPCLDIKNGRTVKGTNFINLRDAGDPVELGSLYAKQGADELVFLDISATLEERKTFASLVKEIARHINIPFTVGGGISSVADVAPLLDAGADKVSINSAAIKNPDLIDALAKEFGSQFLVLAVDARKIINQWIVHSHGGTQATEKKLFSWSKEGQNRGAGEILFTSMDHDGTKSGFAIDPLSKLNQLLSIPVIASGGAGRKEDFLEVFSEGRADAALAASVFHFNEIPVPELKNYLRQNSIPIR
- a CDS encoding bifunctional phosphoribosyl-AMP cyclohydrolase/phosphoribosyl-ATP diphosphatase HisIE; this translates as MQLDFKKLNGLIPCIVQDTDTDKVLMLGFMNEEALAKTKLEKKVTFFSRTKQRLWTKGESSGNFLMVTDILNDCDNDTLLIKAKPKGPACHTGADTCFDEKNKKDGLGFLEDVIQDRKRNPKPGSYTNKLMDSGINKVAQKVGEEAVELVIEAKDNNRERFLDEAADLMFHYLILLAQKNTSLGDVVKVLKKRHESK
- a CDS encoding NAD(P)/FAD-dependent oxidoreductase yields the protein MEHYDLVVIGAGPSGYAAAMRALDFKKKTLLIEKNRVGGAGVTNGALSSKTWWELSREVSAFRKSLQRYNIPTPSVGYAEVHAEVQKAVEERKGLLEEQMTFLRNQSNHLLDFKKGEAHITAPNEIEITSGAHKEKVQADFIIMATGSRPRYLPELPIDEKIVMTSEGIEGMSDFPESMVIVGAGVIGCEYATIFSGFGKTKVHLIDKGDRILPMEDEDAVKIIERNMENNGVLIHRNSRLVKMTIVNGRVEYELEYTDGSHQTFNVEKALVSVGRVPNLEDLWDDKVGINMSKRGIENNDTQTTIPTIYAVGDLTADISLVNVGELEGRYAVEHMFGNPERKLVYENISTIMFLNPEVAGVGLNETQAKEKGIEYKVVTLEYSTIPRAIAKRNTQGFIKLLVTNDNDMKILGMRVVGNNASSAIQAVAVLISMNKGIEELAECVHPHPSITEGIQECVRMLMGKSLLKPVALQGRLSCRRFVNKQYENISF
- a CDS encoding phosphatase PAP2 family protein, coding for MLEQIKEWDQQLLLFLNQFHTDWLDPVVLLVTRTDFWLPLYAFLIFLIFKNYKKEGWLVLVGVAVTILLADRITAGVMKPYFHRLRPSNEPGLQGILHLVDNYRGGLYGFASSHAANTTGVALFCFLLFRDKYKWIGLLFLWAFVMTYTRIYLGVHYPGDIITGAAVGLLSGYAGYHSYRWLTTKVQKKSPVPEGKEI
- a CDS encoding riboflavin synthase, which translates into the protein MFTGIIESLSRVEKIEEEGTNRHFLFSSSISHEFKVDQSISHNGVCLTITKLEPGSYWVTAIQETLLKSNLGDLKAGSLVNLERSMLNNGRFDGHIVQGHVDQTGKVESIKDENGSWLYRFTYSPSAGNVTVEKGSVCVNGVSLTCFNSGVGTFSVAIIPYTYEHTNFHQLKVGDHVNLEFDIVGKYIKRLLGQG